The uncultured Fusobacterium sp. DNA segment AAACACTAATATTTAACTTATTTTCTGCTTTGACATAGGGATTAGGATGCTGTCCATGACATAAATTACCAGAAATTATACTATATAATTCCCAGGTATGTTGATTATTTCCACCACAAAAGCTACAAGTAAAAATTTCTTTATCTAATTCAGGTTTTATATACATATTTACTCACTCCTATTTATTAATTTTATTTTTATCAAGATATTTAACTATAATATCTATAATAACATTAAAGATTAAGATTGAAAATAATAAAAAATAAATTATATTGACTTTATGAGTGACATATATTATAATTTGTTTATGACACTCAAAAAGGAGTAGAGCATGAAAAAAATAGGAAGACCTAAAGCAGATAATCCTAAAGATGTAGATATTAGAGTTCGTATAGAAACCGATATTCATAATGAGCTTTTAGAG contains these protein-coding regions:
- a CDS encoding CopG family transcriptional regulator — encoded protein: MKKIGRPKADNPKDVDIRVRIETDIHNELLEYCKKENITKAEAIRRGIRKLLGK